Proteins encoded together in one Acidobacteriota bacterium window:
- a CDS encoding alpha-ketoacid dehydrogenase subunit beta, producing the protein MSHELTYLEAIREALVEEMRRDDKVFVLGEDVGAYGGAFGATKGLYDEFGEYRCLDTPISESCIIGVSVGAALRGYRPVAEMQFGDFITCGFDQIVNQAATLRYRYGGRAACPLVVRAPVGGNVAGGLYHSQNPESWFVHRPGLKVVAPGTAWDAKGLLKAAIRDDNPVIYLEHKYLYRRAKGPVPEGDEIVPIGKAAIRREGRNATLVTYGAMVMPALEAADRMAGEGVETEGIDLRSLAPWDKEAVFASLDKTNRVVVVHEDVKTLGMGAEISAAIMEERFDKLDAPVMRVTYPDAHCPFSSVLEQHNLPNADKITEALRRLVAY; encoded by the coding sequence ATGTCCCACGAACTGACCTACCTGGAAGCCATCCGCGAGGCGCTCGTCGAAGAGATGCGCCGCGACGACAAGGTGTTCGTGCTCGGCGAGGACGTGGGTGCCTACGGCGGGGCGTTCGGCGCCACCAAGGGGCTGTACGACGAGTTTGGCGAGTACCGCTGTCTTGACACGCCGATCTCCGAATCCTGCATCATCGGCGTCAGTGTCGGGGCGGCCCTGCGCGGCTACAGGCCGGTGGCCGAGATGCAGTTCGGCGACTTCATCACCTGTGGTTTCGATCAGATCGTGAACCAGGCCGCCACGCTTCGCTACCGCTACGGCGGACGCGCGGCATGCCCCCTGGTCGTTCGCGCACCGGTCGGGGGCAACGTGGCCGGGGGACTCTACCATTCGCAGAATCCCGAGTCGTGGTTTGTTCATCGCCCGGGATTGAAGGTGGTCGCACCAGGCACCGCGTGGGATGCGAAGGGCCTGCTCAAGGCCGCCATCCGGGACGACAACCCGGTGATCTACCTGGAACACAAGTACCTCTACCGGCGAGCCAAGGGGCCGGTGCCCGAAGGCGACGAGATTGTGCCGATTGGGAAGGCTGCCATCCGGCGCGAAGGTCGCAATGCTACGCTGGTCACCTATGGCGCGATGGTGATGCCGGCGCTCGAGGCGGCAGACCGCATGGCGGGCGAGGGCGTCGAAACAGAAGGGATCGATCTGCGGAGCCTGGCGCCCTGGGATAAAGAAGCTGTGTTTGCCTCGCTCGACAAGACCAATCGCGTCGTGGTCGTGCACGAGGATGTGAAGACGCTTGGGATGGGGGCAGAGATTTCGGCGGCCATCATGGAAGAGCGGTTCGACAAGCTCGATGCCCCGGTGATGCGCGTGACGTATCCCGACGCGCACTGCCCGTTTTCGAGCGTGCTCGAGCAGCACAATCTACCGAACGCCGACAAGATCACCGAAGCATTGAGACGGCTCGTGGCGTACTAA
- a CDS encoding lipid-binding SYLF domain-containing protein: MKWRIVACAALVTAFLWPVRAVAQQDQADRIRRAIAVFEEIMQAPDKAVPNIYLKKAEAIVVLPGTIKGGFGAGIHRGHGILSVRDPKTNTWSPPAFMTLTGGSFGAQIGVEEVDIVLIVLNQRGIENLLRNQFKIGADAGVAAGPVGRDAEASTDIQMRAQILSYSRTRGLFAGATLKGSALTSDGNANSDFYGRRLSTSQIVYEGVGATVDPVPAWIAMLKRYFQ; this comes from the coding sequence ATGAAGTGGCGAATCGTGGCATGTGCGGCGCTGGTCACCGCGTTCCTGTGGCCGGTCCGCGCGGTCGCGCAGCAGGACCAGGCGGATCGCATCCGGCGCGCCATTGCGGTGTTCGAGGAGATCATGCAGGCGCCCGACAAGGCGGTGCCCAATATCTATCTCAAGAAGGCCGAGGCCATCGTCGTGCTTCCCGGGACAATCAAGGGCGGATTCGGCGCCGGCATCCATCGTGGCCATGGCATTCTGAGCGTTCGTGATCCCAAGACCAACACGTGGTCGCCGCCCGCGTTCATGACGCTCACCGGAGGCAGTTTCGGCGCGCAGATTGGCGTGGAAGAAGTCGACATCGTGCTGATCGTGCTGAATCAGCGAGGCATCGAGAATCTCCTGCGCAACCAGTTCAAGATTGGCGCTGATGCCGGCGTCGCGGCTGGTCCTGTCGGCCGCGATGCCGAGGCCTCGACCGACATCCAGATGCGCGCTCAGATTCTGAGCTACTCGCGCACTCGCGGCTTGTTCGCGGGAGCGACGCTCAAAGGGTCGGCTCTCACGTCCGATGGCAACGCGAACTCGGATTTCTACGGCCGGCGGCTCTCCACCAGCCAGATCGTGTACGAAGGCGTGGGCGCCACCGTTGATCCGGTTCCGGCGTGGATCGCCATGCTGAAAAGGTATTTCCAGTAA